Sequence from the Brevundimonas sp. SGAir0440 genome:
GGCGACGTCTTCGCCCTGCATTCCGACGGGGGCCAGGCCTGCGTCCAGGTCTTCTTCTATCGCGCCGGCCAGAACTGGGGCGGCCGCGCCTATTTCCCGCGCGTGGACAAGACCGACACCGATCCCGAGATCCTGGCCGCCTTCCTGGGCCAGTTCTACGAGGACAAGCCGATCCCGCGCCTGATCCTGTCCAACGTGCGCCCGCACGAGCTGGAACTGCTGGAAGAGGCCTTCTCGATGAAGGCGGATCGCAAGGTCGAGATCGTCCGCCCGATGCGCGGCGAGAAGCTGGCGCTGGTCGACCACGCCCTGACCAATGCGCGCGAGGCCCTGGGCCGTCGCCTGGCCGAAAGCTCGGCGCAGGGCAAGATCCTGGACGAGGTGTGCGAGGCCTTCGGGCTGGAGAGCCGCCCCGAACGGATCGAAATCTACGACAACGCCCACATTCAAGGAACGAACGCGGTGGGCGGCATGGTCGTCGCCGGCCCCGAAGGCTTCCAGAAGTCGCAGTATCGCAAGTTCAACATCCGGGGCGAGGATCTGACGCCCGGCGACGACTACGGCATGATGCGCGAGGTGATGCGTCGTCGCTTCTCACGCCTGGTCAAGGACGAGGAAGAGGGCGAAGACGTCGTCCGCCCCGACCTGCTGCTGATCGACGGCGGCGCGGGACAGTTGGCCGAGGTGCTGGCGGTCATGGCCGACCTGGGCGGACTGGATGACATCACCGTCGTCGGCGTGGCCAAGGGGCCCGATCGCGACGCCGGCATGGAGAAGTTCTTCATGCCCGGCAAGGCGCCCTTCATGCTGCCGCTGAAGTCGCCAGCCCTTTACTACCTACAGCGGCTGCGCGACGAGGCCCACCGCTTCGCCAACGGCGCCCACGCCAAGCGCCGCTCTATGGACATCAAGAAGAATCCGCTGGACGAGATTGAAGGCGTCGGCCCCGGCCGCAAGAAGGCCCTGCTGCACGCCTTCGGCTCGGCCAAGGGCGTCAGCCGCGCCTCCCTGGCCGATTTGGTCAAGGTTGACGGCATCAATCAGCCCCTCGCCGAACGCATCCACGCCTTCTTCCGTAAAAGCTGAGCCGGAGCTAAGACACCGACCATGAGCGACATCGAAGACGAACTGACCGCCGGCTATCGCCGCTTCCGCGCCGAGCACTGGCCGACGGCCCGCGCCGAGTACGAAACCCTGGCGACCAAGGGCCAGAAGCCGCACACCCTGATCGTGGCCTGTTCCGACAGCCGCGCCGATCCGGCCCTGATCTTCGACGCCAAGCCGGGCGAACTGTTCGTCGTGCGCAACGTCGCCAACCTGGTCCCGCCCTATGAGCCGGACGGCAAGCTGCACGGCGTGTCGGCGGCGCTGGAGTTCGGGGTCAAGGTGCTGGGCGTCAAGCGGATCGTGGTCATGGGCCACGCCCACTGCGGCGGGGTCAACGCCATGATCAACGGCGCCCCTGAAATCGTCGCCGACTTCGTCGCCCCCTGGATCGCGCAAGGGACGCCCGTCGTCCAGCATGTCGCCGAAACCGTCGCCCCCGACCAACTGGAGCGCGCGGCCGAAGAAGCCATCGTGCGGCTGTCAATCCGGAACTTGCGCACCTTCCCCTGGATCGCCGAGCGCGAAGCCAAGGGCGAACTTCAGCTCAGCGGCCTGCACTTCGGCATCGCCGAGGGCGCGCTGACGGCCCTGACCGACAAGCCCCGGTTCGAACCGTTGGATTGAGCGGCGAACCGTGCCACACCCGGCGCGTTGCAACGGACATGACGATGACCTCCGCCCACCGCGCCAACCCCATCCCCAACATCCTGACCGGGCTGCGTCTGGCGGCCGGTGTGGTGATGTTCGCCATGATGGCCGGGGCCGCCCCCGGGGCTCTGGAGGCCTGGCTGTCGCCGGAAACGCAAGGGAAGTTCAGCGTCTGGGCGTTCTGGATCTTCGTCATCGCCGCCTCGACCGACTGGGTCGACGGCTATCTGGCCCGGCGCTGGAACGCGACCACGCGCTGGGGCGCCATTCTGGATCCCATCGCCGACAAGGTGTTGGTGACCGGGGCCATCCTGGGCGTCCTTGCCTCGGGATCCCTGCCCGGCATCGCCCTGCCCTGCGGCCTGATCCTGTTCCGCGAATTCGCCGTCTCCGCCCTGCGCGAGACGATGGCCGGCCGCATCGAACTGCCCGTCACCCTGGCCGCCAAATGGAAGACCACGGTGCAGATGGTGGCGCTCGCCGCGCTTCAGCTGACCCTGCTGTGGGGCGCCCTGGGCCTGCAGAACGACGACGGATCGCCGCTGGCCTGGCAGCCGGCGTTCGAATCCTTCGCCATCTTCCTGATCTGGTTCGCCGCCATCATCACCCTGTGGACCGGCTGGCAGTATTTCAGCGAAGCCCGTCGCCAGATGCGCGACCTTTAGGGCCGCAGCGTCAGCCCGGCCGGCGTGGCGGAAAAGGCGGAAAGCCGGCCCAGATAGCTCATGCCCAGCAGGGAGTATTCCAGCCCCTGCTCCACCACCAGGGCCTCGACCCGGTCCACCCGCGCGCCCGCGACCGAGATCGTCTTCAGCTGGACCGGCGCCGCGCGCACGACGCCCGATGCGGTCTGGACCTTGCCGGTGAACGCTTCGGGCTCGGGATCGACGCCCAACCGCAGGGCGTCGGCGCGCGTCAGGGCGACCACGCTGGCGCCGGTGTCCACCAGCACCCGCACCGCCTTGCCGTCGATATTGGCCTCGGCCCAGTAGTGGCCGTCCGCGCCCTTGACCACCTGGGCGTCGGTTCCGGAGGCGCCCACCGCCGCCTCGACCACGGGCGTCGCCGCCTGGGCCATGCCGTCGCCTTCCAGATGGCGGATCGTCAGCGCCGTGCCGAACGACGCCATGAGCGCGAAGCCGAGGACCACGACAGACTGGGTATCGATGCGAACCATGCCTCTGTCCTAAAGGCGCGGCGTTGGGATGGGGTGAAACGACGTGGCTGACGAAAGCTTAAGCCGCGAACCGCGCTAGCCCAGCTTGACCGGATCGATCTGACTGCGGCGCGACGGCAGGTCGGCCATGACCGCCGCGCGCTCGGCGTCGCTCAGCGCCCGCCAGCCGGCGATCTCCTTCAGCGTGCGAAAACAGCCCAGACACAGGCCGCTCTCGCCATCGACCGCGCACACCATGACGCAGGGCGTGGCGATGGCCTTGGGCGGTCCGGGCCGGCTCGGGGTCGTCGCGCTCATTGTGACACAGTGGCGAAAATCACTCCGACTCCTGACGAATAAAGTTGCAAATTCACGAAACTGTCTTATATTGGCTGATGACGCGAAACGACTGACGGTGGAATCCCATTGGTACGACGCGTCTCTTTTCATCGTTCTGCGAAAGGAGACGCCAAGATGAACGATAAGGAGCGTAACCTCCAACACGCCATGATGTCCTTCGCCCTTTGGGGCGGGATGCTGGTCAACAGTCGGCATATGCCGTCGAACTCGGGCCGGGTGGTCAGCCATCCGTCCAACTTCGTACCCTACACGATCAAGAAACGTTGACGGCCCGCTCGGCCCTCAGCCTGAAGAAGCCCCGGTCCCGCCGGGGCTTTTGCAATTCCGGGCTTGCCTGACGCGGCGTTGGCGGTCGATGACGGACGTGAAAACGGAGACGATGCATGGGCCTGATCACCGAAGAGAAGCGGGGCGCGATCCTGATCTGGACGCTGGATCGCGAGGCGCGGCTGAACGCCCTGCCCGATCTGGGGGACGGCGACGAGGTCGCGGCGGCGTGCGAGCGGGTCAATGCTGATCCGTCGATCCGCTGCGTGGTCCTGACCGGCGCCGGGCGGGCGTTCTCGGCCGGCGGCGATCTGACGGCGATGCGGGACGGGCGCGACCTGTTCGAGGGCTCGGGCGCCGCCATCCGCGAACGCTATCGCCGCGTCGTCCACCGGATCGTGCGGTCTCTGTATGGGCTGGAGGTTCCGCTGATCGCCGCCGTCAACGGGCCGGCGATGGGGCTGGGCTGCGATATCGCGGGGCTCGGGGACATCCGCATCGCGTCTGAGCGCGCCAGCTTCGGCGTGCCTTTCCTGAAGCTGGGCATCATTCCAGGCGACGGCGGGTCCTGGCTGCTGCCGCGCAACATCGGTTACGCCCGCGCCGCCGAGCTGCTGTTCACGGCCCGCTCCATCGATGCCGCGACGGCGGCCGAATGGGGGCTGGTCAACCGCGTGGTCGCGCATGAGGACCTCATGACCGAGGCCCTGGCTGTCGCCGCCCAGGTCGCGGCCCAGCCGCCCCAGGCCCTGCGCATGGCCAAGACCCTGCTGCGTCAGGGTCGCGACACCACCTTCGACCAGATGCTGGAGATGTCGGCGGCGATGCAGGCGCTGGCCCACCTGACCGAGGACCATCAGGAAGGCGTCGCCGCCGTGCTGGAAAAGCGGCCGGGCGACTTCACCGGCCGCTGATCCGCCGTCCTATTTCGTCTTCATGGCCTCGCTGGGCCCGACGCCGGCGGCGACCGCGCGTTTGGCCCCGGCGGTCTCGCCCGGCTTCATGAACTTGACCAGCACCCGCTGTCCGATCAGCAGGGGCGCATCGCCGGCCGAGGCGACCACTTCCACCACCCGCTCGTCGCTGCGCTGCGAGGGGTCGTCAGAGGCCAGTTTGCGCGCGCCGAACACGGCGGCCCGACGCATGACGGCGCCGATATAGACCTTGCTGGCGTCGCCCTCAGGGCTGATCTCGACGGCCTGGCCGTCGGTCAGGTTCGGCAGGTCGCTCTCGACCACCTCGGCGCGGACGATGCGCGGCGCGTCGGGTTCCAGATCGAACATATTAGAGACGTTCAGGGTCGAGGCGCCGGCGCCGGGGTTGGCGTAACGGCGCACGATCCGGCCGTTGGTCGGGGCGCGGATGACCGTCAGTTCCTGATTGTAGCGGGCCTGATCCAGCTGAGCGCGCGCGGTCTGGACGGCGGCGACCTGCGACCCCAGGCGGGCCTGGGCGGTGGCGATGGCGTCTTGGGCCTGGTCCATGCGCTGGGCGGCGACGAAGTTGGTGGCGACGAGGCGTTGCAGACGCTCCTGCTCGCGCTGGGCGGTGCGGATGTCCACGCGGATCTGGGCCAGTTGGCTTTCGGCCTGGCTGACGGCGGCGGCGGCGGCCTGAACCGCCAGACGCGCCTCGTCGTCTTCCTGACGGGCCAGGATCTGACCGGCGACGACGCGATCGCCTTCCTGAACCAGAACATCACGGACGATGCCGCCGCGACGCGCCGCGATCTGGATGATGCCGCCCTCGACGTCGACCTTGCCGTTGGCGATGGCGGCATAGGGGCTGTCGACCTTGGTCGCCGCCGCCTTCTCCTGCTCGGCCTTCTTGGTCTTGGCGGCGGACTGGAACAGCATGAAGCCGACCGCCAGCACGATCACCAGCAGCAGGCCGATCCAGGTGCGTTTTTTCTTCAGAAAGCCGGGCATTGGCGTGTCGTCCTAAGGGAAATCGTCGTGTCGGTTAGTGGGACGCCAGGATGGCGTTCGGATCGGGGATGCGGCGCTGGTCGTCCAGGATTTTGCCGTCCTCGATGTGGATGACCCGGTCGGCCCAGGCCTCCAGGCGTGGATCATGGGTCACGCAGATGACGGCGGCGCCGTGTTCGGTGGCGGCGCGGCGCAGCAGCTTGATGACCACCTGGCCGTTCTCGCCGTCCAGGGCGGAGGTGGGTTCGTCGGCGAACAGGATCTTCGGGTCCTTGGCCAGAGCGCGGGCGATGGCGACGCGCTGCTTTTCACCACCCGACAAAGCCGCCGGCCGCTGGTGCAGACGGTGGCCCAGGCCGACCTCTTCAAGGGCGATCGTGGCGCGCTTCTTGGCCTGGCCCGCAGTCAGCCCCTGAAACTTCAGCACCGTCTCGACCTGCTGAAGCGCCGTCAGCGCGGGAAACAGGTTGAAGCCCTGGAAGATGAAGCCGCAGTTATCCAGGCGGAATTTATCGATCCGGCCCGAGGACAGCTTCCACAGATCGTCGACGTCCAACGCGTCCACCCGGCCCTCTTCAGGCTTCAGCAGGCCCGACAGGGCTGCGATCAGGGTGGACTTGCCCGAGCCGGAAGGACCCATGACCATGGTCAGGTCGCCATGCCGCGCATCGAAATCGACGCCTTTCAGCACATCCACCCAGGTCTTGCCGGACTTGAACCGCTTGACCAGGCTTTTGGCCTCGATGGCGAAGTCGCCGTGCTTGCCGTGAACCTTTGTATGAACGTTCATCGCAGCAGGTCCGCCGGTTGGCTGTTCTTGAGGATGCCCAGCGACAGCAGGCCGGACACCATGGCGATGGCGATCAGGCCGATGCCGACGATGATCAGCAGCGACAGCGGCA
This genomic interval carries:
- the pgsA gene encoding CDP-diacylglycerol--glycerol-3-phosphate 3-phosphatidyltransferase, with amino-acid sequence MTSAHRANPIPNILTGLRLAAGVVMFAMMAGAAPGALEAWLSPETQGKFSVWAFWIFVIAASTDWVDGYLARRWNATTRWGAILDPIADKVLVTGAILGVLASGSLPGIALPCGLILFREFAVSALRETMAGRIELPVTLAAKWKTTVQMVALAALQLTLLWGALGLQNDDGSPLAWQPAFESFAIFLIWFAAIITLWTGWQYFSEARRQMRDL
- a CDS encoding carbonic anhydrase; amino-acid sequence: MSDIEDELTAGYRRFRAEHWPTARAEYETLATKGQKPHTLIVACSDSRADPALIFDAKPGELFVVRNVANLVPPYEPDGKLHGVSAALEFGVKVLGVKRIVVMGHAHCGGVNAMINGAPEIVADFVAPWIAQGTPVVQHVAETVAPDQLERAAEEAIVRLSIRNLRTFPWIAEREAKGELQLSGLHFGIAEGALTALTDKPRFEPLD
- a CDS encoding ABC transporter ATP-binding protein, with the translated sequence MNVHTKVHGKHGDFAIEAKSLVKRFKSGKTWVDVLKGVDFDARHGDLTMVMGPSGSGKSTLIAALSGLLKPEEGRVDALDVDDLWKLSSGRIDKFRLDNCGFIFQGFNLFPALTALQQVETVLKFQGLTAGQAKKRATIALEEVGLGHRLHQRPAALSGGEKQRVAIARALAKDPKILFADEPTSALDGENGQVVIKLLRRAATEHGAAVICVTHDPRLEAWADRVIHIEDGKILDDQRRIPDPNAILASH
- the uvrC gene encoding excinuclease ABC subunit UvrC, with product MTEETPDSQLKAAALIADEARRAPDKPGVYRMYGEDGSCLYVGKAKSLKKRIIQYAQGRFHTQRIGLMVSQTRSMELVVTATETEALLLESNFIKKLKPRFNVVLRDDKSFAELMIRRDHRAPQVRKHRGAHTTPGDYFGPFASTWAVNRTLNTLQKAFLLRSCSDSVYETRTRPCMLHQIKRCSAPCTGLISLEDYGELVTEAEQFLRGKSRAVIGRLSKEMQAASDEMDFEQAARVRDRIRALSAISMENSVSADSVAEGDVFALHSDGGQACVQVFFYRAGQNWGGRAYFPRVDKTDTDPEILAAFLGQFYEDKPIPRLILSNVRPHELELLEEAFSMKADRKVEIVRPMRGEKLALVDHALTNAREALGRRLAESSAQGKILDEVCEAFGLESRPERIEIYDNAHIQGTNAVGGMVVAGPEGFQKSQYRKFNIRGEDLTPGDDYGMMREVMRRRFSRLVKDEEEGEDVVRPDLLLIDGGAGQLAEVLAVMADLGGLDDITVVGVAKGPDRDAGMEKFFMPGKAPFMLPLKSPALYYLQRLRDEAHRFANGAHAKRRSMDIKKNPLDEIEGVGPGRKKALLHAFGSAKGVSRASLADLVKVDGINQPLAERIHAFFRKS
- a CDS encoding TIGR02281 family clan AA aspartic protease, which produces MVRIDTQSVVVLGFALMASFGTALTIRHLEGDGMAQAATPVVEAAVGASGTDAQVVKGADGHYWAEANIDGKAVRVLVDTGASVVALTRADALRLGVDPEPEAFTGKVQTASGVVRAAPVQLKTISVAGARVDRVEALVVEQGLEYSLLGMSYLGRLSAFSATPAGLTLRP
- a CDS encoding HlyD family secretion protein, producing MPGFLKKKRTWIGLLLVIVLAVGFMLFQSAAKTKKAEQEKAAATKVDSPYAAIANGKVDVEGGIIQIAARRGGIVRDVLVQEGDRVVAGQILARQEDDEARLAVQAAAAAVSQAESQLAQIRVDIRTAQREQERLQRLVATNFVAAQRMDQAQDAIATAQARLGSQVAAVQTARAQLDQARYNQELTVIRAPTNGRIVRRYANPGAGASTLNVSNMFDLEPDAPRIVRAEVVESDLPNLTDGQAVEISPEGDASKVYIGAVMRRAAVFGARKLASDDPSQRSDERVVEVVASAGDAPLLIGQRVLVKFMKPGETAGAKRAVAAGVGPSEAMKTK
- a CDS encoding crotonase/enoyl-CoA hydratase family protein, producing MGLITEEKRGAILIWTLDREARLNALPDLGDGDEVAAACERVNADPSIRCVVLTGAGRAFSAGGDLTAMRDGRDLFEGSGAAIRERYRRVVHRIVRSLYGLEVPLIAAVNGPAMGLGCDIAGLGDIRIASERASFGVPFLKLGIIPGDGGSWLLPRNIGYARAAELLFTARSIDAATAAEWGLVNRVVAHEDLMTEALAVAAQVAAQPPQALRMAKTLLRQGRDTTFDQMLEMSAAMQALAHLTEDHQEGVAAVLEKRPGDFTGR
- a CDS encoding DUF1289 domain-containing protein translates to MSATTPSRPGPPKAIATPCVMVCAVDGESGLCLGCFRTLKEIAGWRALSDAERAAVMADLPSRRSQIDPVKLG